Below is a window of Acidobacteriota bacterium DNA.
GGAAATGACCAGCGCATCCGGACGCAGGGTCTGGCTGATCTCGCGGCACACTTCGTTGACCACCTGAGGCTTGATGCACAGAAGCACGATTTCGGCGTCGGCCACGGTGTGGCGGTTGTCGGTGCTGACCTCCACGTCGAATTTCTCGCGCCTCTGCTCGAGGCGGTGGGAATGGCGCACCGAGGCCCGGATGCGCTTGGGATCGAAGAGTCCCTGTTCGAGAAAG
It encodes the following:
- a CDS encoding NAD(P)-binding domain-containing protein — encoded protein: MDRPIDSRLAIVGLGKMGSILLQAFLEQGLFDPKRIRASVRHSHRLEQRREKFDVEVSTDNRHTVADAEIVLLCIKPQVVNEVCREISQTLRPDALVIS